The region CCTGCGTAATCATGTGCCGCGACAGGCGATTGAAATGCCTCGATGCGATCGCGCGGCAACGCATCAAAGAGCCGCAAAGCTTGGTCAGCAGAGTACTTGTAAACCCCATCGACAATGAGCTTGTAAGGTTCAGGCAGCGCTGCCAACGCGGCCATCACCCGCTGGACGTCATCCTCAATGGGCAGCGCACCAACCTTCATCTTCAAAACCTGAAAACCCGCATCAGCCATAGATCGCATTTCGGCCTGTAAATCTTGCAGGGTTTTCTGCTGACCATAGAGGCCACCACTGCCATACAGTTGGAACTCACCAGCCGCGTTCGGATCAATAGCTTGCCAAAGGGGTACGTCTGAACTTTGCGCTTTCAGATCCCAGATTGCGATATCAATGCCTGACAATGCGGACATCAACATGCCATGACGCGCCGTCAAAGTGGCGCGGACAATTTGTTGCTGCGCCACATCAAACGCGTCTTCAACAGCAATGCCAACGAAATGAGGAATAACTTCTGTGCGCAAGAACGCCATAAGCGCGTCGGGTGCTGTGTCAAAACACCAACACTCACCCAATCCCACCTGCCCATTGCTATCAACAATCTCGACAAAGACCGCATACTTTTGGGTCCAGCGGATTGCAGGATTCCAGATTTTACCACCCAGATCATTGCAATGAGAAGAGACTCGAATTTGACTGATCGTGGTCACGGGCGTGTCCTTGCGCCACGGGAATCGGTCGTTTCGAACTGAAAGTCATCGTCAGATCTATATTGCAAAGCCTTCAGAAAGCGGTCGTGGAATTGAAGCGTGTGTTCGTGCGCAATGCGATCTGCCAAGGCAACATCTTGCGCTTCGATGGCATCAACAAAGTCGTCATGTTGATCATCCAAGACATCCCAACGCCCCTGTGCATCCAAAAAGTTAATGTGGATGTGCAACAAACGTCGCGCCTCCGATAAGAGCTCGCCATACTGGCGCACGACGTATGGATTTTTTCCCGCAAGAGCGACAGCGTTGTGAAACTCAAAGTTCGCCTGAAGGGTTTCAAACGCTTTCGCAGAGTGAACAGCGTCACGATATTGGTCTGATAACTTACGCAAGTTGACCAAGTCACCTGCGCTGCGATTGCGAGCTGCAAGGCGGGTTGCATAGCGCTGTTGTAAATCCAACGCCTCTATGAAGTTTGAGAAGTTCATCAAATCAACAGGGGCAACGATGGTCGTTCGGTTTGGCAATGCCTCCACCAAACGTTCCGCCAGCAACCGATTGAGAACTTCGCGAATGGGCGACCGAGAAACGTTGAAACGCTTGGAAAGCCCTGTCTCATCAAGAGGCGTACCTGGTTCCAACGCCAACGTTAGAATCTCGCGACGCAGCACATTGCAAATCTCAGTCGCGGCCGAGCCACGTTGATAAGACTTGGTTTCAGTCATGTGTTTTCCACCCTCAAAGTAAAAATAAGCACGCGCTCGAATCATTGCATACAATCTGCATGCAATATGACAAGGCAGAGAACTTGTGTCTACCCAAGTTCAAATAAGAATTATTAGTTATTACTTACAGTAAGTTAAAGTAAAATCCCCCGTCTCTTTATATAGATAAGGCTTAGATCCACTCTTCAGCCGCGTTAATGAGTTCATCGATTCTTTACGATGAAGTTGCCGTTTAAACTTGAAATGCCTGCTTACTAGGATAGGCGAGCAAAGAGCATCGCCGACAGACAGCTGGTGGAAACAACAGTAGCAAAAGTAACTTCGCTCAATGCCCCCTTTGGGCCGACTACATCAACTTTCAAAAGGTAGAGACGGCTATTATTTGAATTCCGCTTCTTAGCGCGGAACTGAAACCGATGCGAAACGCAGCGAAAGTCAGCTATCCGCCCGTTGTGAAATTCGTTTGTGATCGCTTTGTGCTGGCATCGGCAGAGGAGAAGATCCGCATTGTGCTGGCTGGGATGCGCGGTGAAGAAAGCATATCAGCGCTGTGCCGTCGGGAAGGCATCGCGGAGAGCCTGTATTACAATTGGTTGAAAGAGTTACTCAAAGCAGGCAAACGCCGCCGATCTGACGCTTGAGAACCGCCTTCTCAAAATTTCACAAAGTTACTAAGTGCGCTTCGATAAGTGGTTTCAAGTCCGTGAGAGTGACCCCGAGAGTTTTCCAGCTGAAACCAGGGCTTGCACTTCGACGATCATTGTCTCGCGCACAGCCTGCACGGCCTCAGACATGACCCGATCAGGCAACCAGCACAACGAATGCACGCGGGAAACCGACGGCTCGATGACAGGCCGGGCCCATAAATGCCGCGCGGCGATCCGATCAAGCCAATATGTTGTCGGCACGATGCTACACGCAAGTCCCTTTTCGACCAGAGCCCCAATGACGTTGATACTGCCGGTTTGATATTTGACATTCAAAGTGGTGCCGATGCCACGTGCCGTATCTTCCAACCGGCGTCGCAAATCGTGGCTGTGAAATGGCAGGACAAGCGGTTGCGCTGCGGCCTCCGAGAAAGAAATGGGCTTGGAGCTTTCGCCTTGATTCGCGCGGCTAACAAAGTGGAATGACTCCTCAAACAACGGCACAGATTGGACTTCGGGCAGGTCCGTGGCGGCATTGGGGATGACAGCCAGATCGGCCGCCTCGCGCATCAAAGCAACCCCTGCCGACTCGGAAGAATGGTCGCCGATATGCAACGCAACCTTGGGATATTCTTTCTCTATGCGTGGATAGAGGTCCACGGCGAGCGCCGGTGCGAGCGACGCAACCACTGCGAGTTCTACACTTCCTGAAACGTCATCATCCCCGTATTGAATAGCTGTTTTTATGGCCTCGATACGACGAATAACTTCTGCCGCTTCGACGCGCAGTTTCTTGCCGGCTGTGGTAAGGGTGACACCCCGAGAGTGTCGCTCAAATAACGACACCTGAAGTTCGTGTTCAAGTTGCTGGATCTGCTTGCTGAGCGCGGGTTGTGCAATGCCCAACTCCAGCGCTGCGCCAGACATCGACCCTTCGCGGCAGATTGATAAAAACTGGTAGAGTTGGCGCGGACGCAAGTGACTTCTCCTATAACCAAAAGGGAATATCTAATATAGTAAAGTAATATTTCCAGGTCTATCTACTATTTAATAACGTCGGGTTTGTTCAACGTCGTTGAGCGAAAGGGAGGAACTATGAAAACGCTTTTATCTGCCGCCGCTGCGGCCATTCTAACCGTGTCATCAGCTTATGCCGACTGGGCACCGGAGGGACCTGTCAAGGTGCTCATCGGTTTCCGAGCAGGTGGCGGAGCAGATACCATGGCACGCCTGATCGCCGAGGATCTCAATACGGAATTTGGCTGGAGCGTCCTGCCAGAAAATGTCACCGGTGCGGGTGGCGCTGTGATGGCTCGTCAGCTCAGTGCATCGCCTGCCGACGGGTTGACCATCGGGATCGGAATTACGGACACATTTGCCTATGGCATGCTCGCGGCGCGTGATGCCGGGTATGAATTGGACGATTTCACTTATCTTTCAACGCTCGCCGGTACACAGATGGGGATCGTGGCCAAATCGGATCGAGGCTGGACGTCGATGTCCGACGTCATCTCTGCCGTCAATTCTGGCGAAGAAATCTCTTTTGGGACGATGACACCCC is a window of Cognatishimia sp. WU-CL00825 DNA encoding:
- a CDS encoding enolase C-terminal domain-like protein; the protein is MTTISQIRVSSHCNDLGGKIWNPAIRWTQKYAVFVEIVDSNGQVGLGECWCFDTAPDALMAFLRTEVIPHFVGIAVEDAFDVAQQQIVRATLTARHGMLMSALSGIDIAIWDLKAQSSDVPLWQAIDPNAAGEFQLYGSGGLYGQQKTLQDLQAEMRSMADAGFQVLKMKVGALPIEDDVQRVMAALAALPEPYKLIVDGVYKYSADQALRLFDALPRDRIEAFQSPVAAHDYAGMTTLVKNGVPLMATEAEYRDELHQKLVEEVMVPFLQTAPVAVGGISRVQELQRLIANSETRLTLEVSSTSVALIAACHLAAASKDIAHVERHYVHQVFFEQLNFVSSSGSPGQFSLPKISGLGCFLPKDQVTVHFETTH
- a CDS encoding GntR family transcriptional regulator, whose product is MTETKSYQRGSAATEICNVLRREILTLALEPGTPLDETGLSKRFNVSRSPIREVLNRLLAERLVEALPNRTTIVAPVDLMNFSNFIEALDLQQRYATRLAARNRSAGDLVNLRKLSDQYRDAVHSAKAFETLQANFEFHNAVALAGKNPYVVRQYGELLSEARRLLHIHINFLDAQGRWDVLDDQHDDFVDAIEAQDVALADRIAHEHTLQFHDRFLKALQYRSDDDFQFETTDSRGARTRP
- a CDS encoding LysR family transcriptional regulator, translated to MRPRQLYQFLSICREGSMSGAALELGIAQPALSKQIQQLEHELQVSLFERHSRGVTLTTAGKKLRVEAAEVIRRIEAIKTAIQYGDDDVSGSVELAVVASLAPALAVDLYPRIEKEYPKVALHIGDHSSESAGVALMREAADLAVIPNAATDLPEVQSVPLFEESFHFVSRANQGESSKPISFSEAAAQPLVLPFHSHDLRRRLEDTARGIGTTLNVKYQTGSINVIGALVEKGLACSIVPTTYWLDRIAARHLWARPVIEPSVSRVHSLCWLPDRVMSEAVQAVRETMIVEVQALVSAGKLSGSLSRT